A region from the Bacillota bacterium genome encodes:
- a CDS encoding flavin reductase family protein has protein sequence MLDPLLFRRILGRFATGVTVVTTGTPEAPVGMTANAFTSVSLDPPLVLVCVGRSREIHEPMRRAGRFGVSILGESQLELSHYFARRRESLPDGMLRFRAGATGVPLVEGALAHLECRVVAIHPGGDHSIFVARVEQASAGADGPPLIFFGGQYRRLHP, from the coding sequence TTGCTGGACCCGCTGCTGTTTCGCCGGATTCTTGGCCGCTTTGCCACCGGGGTAACCGTTGTGACCACCGGGACACCGGAGGCGCCTGTTGGGATGACGGCCAACGCCTTCACGTCGGTCTCCCTCGACCCGCCCCTTGTCCTGGTGTGCGTGGGTAGGTCCCGGGAAATCCACGAGCCCATGCGCCGTGCGGGCCGGTTCGGTGTGAGCATCCTGGGCGAAAGCCAGCTTGAACTCTCCCACTACTTCGCCCGGCGCCGCGAGAGCCTGCCCGACGGCATGCTGCGCTTCCGAGCCGGCGCGACCGGGGTCCCCCTGGTCGAGGGAGCCCTGGCTCACCTGGAATGCCGGGTCGTCGCGATCCATCCGGGGGGCGACCACTCCATCTTCGTCGCGCGGGTGGAGCAGGCCAGCGCCGGCGCCGACGGCCCTCCCCTGATCTTTTTCGGCGGCCAGTACCGCCGGCTGCATCCCTGA
- a CDS encoding citrate synthase: MSEATQIARGLEGVVVARSAISYVDGKLGRLIYQGYDIRELAEHSSFEEVAFLLWHGRLPDSRELAALKEELTSSRTVPQAVIELIKLVPPRSPMAVLQTAVAALGLFDPEADDNSREANLRKSVRLTARVATLVAAFHRLRRGLAVVEPDPQLGHSANFLYMLFGERPDETSARVMDVALILHADHEFNASCFAGRVTASTLSDMYSSVASAVGTLKGPLHGGANEQVMRLLMEIGDPGRAAEVVHAKLTAKERIPGFGHRVYKTWDPRALILKRYSEELGRQRGDMRWYQISVAVEEAVRAEKDLYPNVDFYSASVYHILGIPIDLFTPVFAVSRISGWTAHLLEQYADNRLIRPRAEYSGPFDLRYVPVEDRPPHEATA, translated from the coding sequence ATGAGCGAGGCAACCCAGATCGCTCGAGGCCTGGAAGGCGTCGTGGTGGCCCGGTCTGCCATCAGCTACGTGGACGGTAAGCTGGGCCGGCTCATCTACCAGGGCTACGACATCAGGGAACTGGCGGAGCACTCCAGCTTCGAGGAAGTGGCGTTCCTGCTATGGCACGGGCGGCTGCCCGACTCCCGGGAACTGGCTGCCCTGAAGGAGGAGCTGACGAGTTCCCGCACGGTGCCGCAGGCTGTCATCGAACTCATCAAGCTGGTGCCGCCGCGCTCGCCCATGGCCGTTCTGCAGACGGCCGTGGCCGCGCTGGGGCTGTTCGACCCGGAGGCCGACGACAATTCCCGGGAGGCCAATTTGCGTAAGTCCGTGCGGCTGACCGCGCGTGTGGCGACGCTCGTGGCGGCGTTCCACCGGCTGCGCCGGGGCCTTGCGGTGGTGGAGCCAGACCCGCAGCTCGGCCACTCGGCCAACTTCCTGTACATGCTGTTCGGGGAGCGCCCGGACGAGACCAGCGCCCGGGTCATGGACGTGGCTCTGATCCTGCACGCAGACCACGAGTTCAACGCCTCCTGCTTTGCGGGGCGGGTCACCGCGTCCACGCTTTCGGACATGTACTCGTCGGTGGCGTCGGCGGTTGGGACGCTGAAGGGACCGCTTCATGGCGGAGCAAACGAACAGGTCATGCGGCTGCTCATGGAGATCGGGGATCCGGGTCGGGCCGCCGAGGTCGTGCATGCGAAGTTGACAGCCAAGGAGCGTATCCCCGGGTTCGGACACCGGGTGTACAAGACGTGGGATCCGCGAGCCTTGATTCTCAAGCGGTACTCGGAGGAGCTGGGCCGGCAGCGAGGCGACATGCGCTGGTACCAGATCTCGGTTGCGGTGGAAGAGGCCGTGCGCGCCGAGAAGGACCTGTACCCCAACGTGGACTTCTACTCGGCGTCGGTTTACCACATTCTGGGCATTCCCATCGACCTGTTCACGCCGGTCTTCGCGGTGAGCCGCATCTCCGGTTGGACGGCCCACCTCCTGGAGCAGTATGCGGACAACCGGCTCATCCGGCCACGTGCCGAGTACTCGGGGCCGTTCGACCTGCGCTACGTGCCGGTGGAGGACAGGCCGCCACACGAGGCGACGGCCTAG